A genomic region of Caenorhabditis elegans chromosome V contains the following coding sequences:
- the str-243 gene encoding Seven TM Receptor (Partially confirmed by transcript evidence), giving the protein MSWTSVQCILQKVCTPIAIIINIILIQLIWHRSPKAIGFYKYLMIYISVFEILYSLLDILAAPDFFGHDSIFIVITSSEKMIIPKVFQVPFTNIFCAMFGVSLANFAIHFIYRYLAIIKSPLLEPSVKLAIWFFIPIIYGVTWSGLLIAFLHPFEETDTILRKTYLLERNLTLSDITYVGTNYWIPTDNGQEVLNLRIGIGMTLIMSLVTSSIVTILVFATLCYHKIESLVKVSSNSTQYRLLQLQLLNSLVGQALIPAVLMLGPSSTAFVSPFFHEGSESIGALFGITISLYPALDPLPTMFVIKSYREAIFGCCRKTTRVHASRTSTAAS; this is encoded by the exons ATGAGCTGGACAAGTGTTCAATGTATACTCCAAAAAGTCTGTACCCCCATTGCAATAATAATTaacattattttaattcaactAATTTGGCACAGATCACCAAAAGCTATTGGTTTCTACAAATACTTAATGATTTACATCTCGGTTTTTGAGATTCTCTACTCGCTACTTGATATATTAGCTGCTCCCGATTTTTTCGGTCATGATTCCATTTTCATCGTAATAACttcgtctgaaaaaatgattattcCCAAAGTTTTCCAAGTTCCGTtcacaaatatattttgtgcAATGTTTGGAGTTTCGCTggcaaattttgcaattcatTTTATCTACCGATATTTGGCTATTATTAA AAGCCCTTTACTAGAACCTTCTgtgaaattggcaatttggttttttattccGATTATTTATGGAGTCACGTGGTCAGGTTTATTAATTGCATTCCTTCATCCTTTTGAGGAAACAGATACAATTTTGAG GAAAACATATTTACTCGAACGCAATTTAACGTTGTCTGACATAACTTATGTTGGAACAAACTATTGGATTCCAACTGATAATGGGCAAGAAGTTCTAAATCTAAGAATCGGAATCGGGATGACTCTAATTATGTCATTGGTTACCAGTTCAATAGttacaattttagtttttgcaaCACTGTGCTATCACAAAATTGAGTCTCTTGTTAAAGTATCCAGTAACTCCACTCAATATCGACTTCTTCAATTACAACTGCTAAATTCTCTAGTCGGACAGGCGCTGATCCCAGCTGTATTGATGCTTGGCCCTAGTTCCACTGCATTCGTCTCTCCATTTTTTCACGAAGGAAGTGAATCAATAGGTGCATTATTTGGAATTACAATTTCGTTGTATCCAGCATTGGATCCACTTCCGACAATGTTTGTGATCAAGAGCTATCGAGAAGCAATATTCG GATGCTGCCGGAAAACCACAAGAGTTCACGCATCAAGGACCTCTACAGCAGCTTCTTGA
- the str-236 gene encoding Seven TM Receptor (Predicted): MDILTKIVPLTQTTCGILSFLIHGVLIEMVLFRSPVGIGMYKYLMVYISVFELIFATLDLIVQPEFFSYSSVYLVIARTDRWNLPVAFTMTSNAMFCSMFGMSMAMFTLHFIYRYCVIIGSNFVKMDSNFKFCVWFLTPILYGSIWPVIIFTTLVPSLSTDMLLLKHYLHDRNLTLNQITYIGPNYYIFDSKGIEVLNVTVCAGMFVIVMMVLISIITIVIFAYKCYLGVGKLLRESNHSEGYKKLQSQLLNMLLAQVCIPAVLMHIPASLQLITPFLHYGNEVGSALFCIGVAVYPVLDPLPTLLMIQHYRQALGSIIAKSFKFQF, from the exons ATGGATATACTCACAAAAATCGTTCCTTTGACGCAAACTACATGCGGAATATTGTCTTTCCTGATACACGGGGTGCTTATTGAGATGGTTCTGTTCCGCTCACCTGTAGGAATTGGGATGTACAAGTATTTGATGGTTTATATTTCAGTGTTTGAGCTTATCTTTGCGACGTTGGATTTGATAGTTCAACCT GAGTTTTTTAGCTACAGTTCGGTGTATCTCGTGATTGCTAGAACTGACCGATGGAACTTACCAGTGGCGTTTACTATGACGTCAAACGCGATGTTTTGCAGTATGTTTGGAATGTCGATGGCAATGTTCACGTTGCATTTTATCTACAGATATTGCGTTATTATTgg gagCAATTTTGTCAAGATGGACTCAAACTTCAAATTCTGCGTCTGGTTCCTCACTCCAATTTTGTACGGATCGATATGGCcagttataatttttacaaCTCTGGTCCCTAGTCTCTCTACCGACATGCTCCTATT gaaacatTACTTACATGATCGTAATCTAACATTGAATCAAATCACTTACATCGGACCGAACTATTATATATTTGATTCCAAGGGAATAGAAGTTCTCAACGTGACAGTTTGTGCGGGGATGTTTGTGATTGTTATGATGGTG TTAATCTCAATTATCACAATTGTAATATTTGCCTACAAATGCTACTTAGGAGTTGGAAAGCTTTTACGGGAGTCTAATCATTCTGAAGGTTACAAGAAACTTCAATCGCAATTGTTGAACATGCTACTGGCTCAAGTGTGCATACCGGCAGTGCTAATGCACATTCCCGCCTCACTTCAACTTATCACTCCATTTCTGCACTATGGGAATGAAGTTGGAAGTGCGTTGTTTTGTATTGGTGTTGCCGTATATCCAGTACTTGATCCTTTACCAACTCTGCTTATGATACAACACTATCGGCAAGCATTGGGCTCGATCATTGCgaaatcattcaaatttcag ttttga
- the gtnt-33 gene encoding Glycosyltransferase family 92 protein (Partially confirmed by transcript evidence): MELKTMKILLLSVTTTIYLTTFFILPSILENGDQYLQQYDSFKQDVARKFFGDPVTNTDAYIVNTYYYPTSKSLGDNALAMVLLMNRSTMRNITKYKMQLVATNSSGSSVTVVPKLLKEAYANCEYSNIVAHVTALPSLKKLEMVSGDSKFDIQLKLARSTAPAPVIICISPQFVAEQWQIFVAHAHISHNFGGHLHLYVTSMLESYFDLVLEYEKLGYVTLDFWMRYNFANSALNSPEPNSNVEWRNQAGAHTDCLLQYKEAAKFITFADLDDVLIPRGYETYFHEFASLFYFHPNIRTFQYPKQEMMFHNKPNISDFHMIEQFSHSWFANTQATGKIVARPSDLNSMWIHRSFNVPDKNFQVVSHNFFIHLQRPVDTDGQDPITYEMRSFSIAKHLKLNASVMQPVQEDFVKVLNSSRYQKITAKLPKNTYYFPILFRCYYEKYYNAQDDTCPNGEDCLIPQRSDLPCIHSDADYKSGPSMTPVTFHYHKNPRWSKNIGCYN, translated from the exons ATGGAACTCAAAACTATG aaaatcttacTTCTTTCGGTCACCACAACAATTTACCTCACTACCTTTTTCATTCTTCCGTCCATATTGGAAAACGGTGATCAATACCTTCAACAGTATGATTCATTCAAACAAGACGTTGCTCGAAAGTTTTTCGGCGATCCTGTCACAAACACTGATGCCTATATTGTCAACACGTATTATTATCCAACATCCAAAAGTCTTGGAGATAATGCGTTGGCTATGGTTTTACTGATGAATCGAAGTACCATGAGAAATATTACCAAATACAAAATGCAGCTAGTAGCAACTAATAGTTCAGGCTCTTCGGTGACTGTTGTTCCTAAGTTGTTAAA agaaGCCTACGCAAATTGTGAATATTCAAACATAGTTGCTCACGTAACAGCTTTGCCAAGTTTAAAGAAACTTGAGATGGTGAGCGGTGACTCGAAGTTTGAC ATCCAATTAAAACTGGCACGTAGCACGGCTCCCGCACCTGTGATCATTTGCATCTCGCCGCAATTCGTAGCAGAGCAATGGCAAATATTCGTTGCTCACGCGCATATCTCGCATAATTTCGGTGGACACTTGCATCTTTACGTGACTAGTATGCTGGAGTCCTACTTCGATTTAGTGCTAGAATACGAAAAATTGGGATATGTCACGTTGGACTTTTGGATGAGATACAACTTCGCTAATTCCGCATTGAATTCGCCTGAGCCAAACTCGAATGTTGAATGGAGAAATCAAGCAGGTGCACATACGGATTGCCTTTTACAATATAAAGAAGCCGCTAAATTTATCACGTTTGCCGATCTAGACGATGTACTAATTCCACGTGGATATGAGACATATTTCCACGAATTCGCGTCACTATTCTACTTTCACCCAAATATTCGCACATTTCAATACCCAAAACAAGAAATGATGTTCCATAACAAGCCTAATATTTCTGACTTCCACATGATAGAACAGTTCAGTCATTCGTGGTTTGCAAACACACAGGCAACAGGAAAAATTGTGGCACGGCCCAGCGATCTGAATTCTATGTGGATTCACCGATCATTCAACGTGCCGgataaaaactttcaagttgTAAGTCACAACTTTTTCATTCATCTACAGAGACCTGTTGATACTGATGGCCAGGACCCGATCACTTACGAGATGAGATCTTTCTCGATTGCCaagcatttaaaattgaatgcaTCAGTTATGCAACCAGTTCAAGAGGATTTTGTAAA agttctgAATTCATCacgttatcaaaaaataactgccaaattaccaaaaaatacttactattttccaattttgtttcGATGTTACTACGAAAAATACTACAATGCTCAGGATGACACGTGCCCAAATGGAGAAGACTGtttg ATACCTCAACGTTCCGACCTCCCTTGTATTCACTCGGATGCAGACTATAAGTCAGGACCTTCTATGACCCCTGTCACATTTCACTATCATAAGAATCCGAGATGGTCGAAAAACATAGGATGCTACAATTAG
- the trx-5 gene encoding Thioredoxin domain-containing protein (Predicted), whose product MDILAGMKLEKLDKSLVDANEALAGKIVGIYFSAHWCGPCRNFTPVLKDFYEEVQDDFEIVFASSDQSESDLKNYMEECHGNWYYIPFGNDAEEKLSTKYDVSTIPTLIFLKPDGTEVTRYGRKDVEVGRKNPKEIVAKCLK is encoded by the exons ATGGATATTTTGGCTGGaatgaaacttgaaaaacttgataagTCGTTGGTCGACGCAAATGAAGCtcttgccggaaaaatcgttggAATCTACTTTTCGGCTCATTGGTGTGGACCATGCCGCAACTTCACACCGGTTCTCAAG GATTTCTATGAAGAGGTTCAAGATGATTTCGAGATCGTCTTCGCCTCTTCCGATCAAAGCGAGAGtgacctgaaaaattatatggaGGAGTGCCACGGAAACTGGTATTATATTCCATTTGGAAATGACGCCGAAGA GAAGCTTTCCACCAAGTACGATGTTAGCACTATTCCAACTCTTATATTCCTCAAGCCAGACGGTACTGAAGTAACAAGATATGGACGGAAAGATGTTGAAGTTGGAAGGAAGAATCCAAAGGAGATCGTCGCCAAATGCTTAAAGTAA
- the K02H11.9 gene encoding FRIGIDA-like protein (Partially confirmed by transcript evidence) has translation MDAILMLASTPFDHQKQYPNVYLSGIMYFMQKFVPNYTQEQTESLELIVKNLKEAYKVDLEKKDEEIVQLKAQLQAVHCQNENVAYSSPTISDDQSIGSDEGSSMTDENVRLLQEKDQTIEILKKQLEKLKLDNESYEKSFFIVNDMYATAEIEQMKKKLNKMNVKHRALCDYYRCRLDCKTIYSNEEKECLEREMEEQKRISNELKKKLDAALEHIDVLNAEIEDLKQRPKVDF, from the exons ATGGATGCTATTCTGATGTTGGCCTCGACTCCTTTCGATCATCAAAAACAATATCCGAATGTCTATTTGAGCGGCATCATGTATTTCatgcaaaaatttg TGCCAAATTACACCCAAGAGCAGACAGAATCTCTGGAACtgattgtgaaaaatttgaaggaagCTTATAAAG TTGACCTTGAGAAGAAAGATGAAGAAATTGTCCAATTGAAAG CTCAGCTCCAAGCTGTTCACTGTCAGAATGAAAATGTGGCCTATTCTAGCCCCACAATCAGCGATGATCAGTCGATTGGTTCTGACGAAG GTAGTAGTATGACAGATGAAAATGTCCGTCTTCTTCAGGAAAAGGACCAAACAATCGAAATTCTTAAAA AGCAATTGGAGAAGCTCAAGTTGGACAATGAGTCGTATGAAAAGTCATTCTTTATTGTGAACGACATGTATGCAACTGCAGAGATTGAACAGATGAAAAAGAAGCTCAACAAAATGAACGTCAAACATAGAGCCCTGTGTGATTATTATCGATGCAGGCTCGACTGCAAAACCATCTATTCGAATGAAGAGAAGGAGTGTCTGGAAAGAGAGATGGAAGAGCAGAAGAGAATCAGTAATGAGCTCAAAAAGAAGCTGGATGCAGCGTTGGAGCATATCGATGTATTAAatg ctgaaattgaGGATCTCAAACAACGGCCAAAAGTGGACTTCTGA